A region from the Mycobacterium heidelbergense genome encodes:
- a CDS encoding SRPBCC family protein has translation MVAPLLQAQVDINAPASKVWALISDFRRMPEWSPQCRWMKAFGPLRPGTRTLNLNRRNRMFWTTTCTVVEVIPEKKLAFRVNTNRTIWSYELEPNSQGTRVIESRHAENGVTAFSNMSVNTLLGGTSNFERELLEGMNASLANIKAAAETG, from the coding sequence ATGGTAGCCCCGTTACTGCAAGCGCAGGTCGATATCAACGCGCCGGCCTCGAAAGTCTGGGCGTTGATATCGGACTTTCGGCGCATGCCGGAGTGGAGCCCACAGTGCCGCTGGATGAAGGCGTTCGGCCCGCTGCGCCCAGGCACCCGCACCCTCAACCTCAACCGCCGCAACCGCATGTTCTGGACCACCACGTGCACGGTCGTCGAGGTCATCCCTGAGAAGAAGCTGGCGTTCCGGGTCAACACCAACCGCACCATCTGGAGCTACGAGCTCGAGCCAAACAGCCAGGGCACCAGGGTAATTGAGAGCCGGCACGCCGAAAACGGCGTCACCGCGTTTTCGAACATGTCGGTGAACACGCTCCTCGGCGGCACCTCGAACTTCGAACGCGAGCTGCTCGAGGGCATGAACGCGTCGCTGGCAAACATAAAAGCCGCCGCCGAGACCGGCTAG
- a CDS encoding glutathione S-transferase family protein: MATYVAGAGEFTRDTNYITTRITADGRDGYPVEPGRYRLIVARACPWANRAIIVRRLLGLESALSIGFCGPTHDERSWTFDLDPGGVDPVLKIPRLRDAYFKRFPDYPKGITVPAIVDVPTGAVVTNDFAQMTLDFSTEWTAYHRDGAPELYPEPLRAEIDEVSKRVYTEINNGVYRCGFAGTQQAYEAAYDRLFTALDWVSDRLTNRRYLVGDTITEADVRLFTTLARFDPVYHGHFKCNRCKLSEMPVLWAYARDLFQTPGFGDTVDFVQIKQHYYIVHADINPTGIVPKGPDLAGWPTPHGREALGGRPFGDGTPPGPPVDGERVPAGHGA, from the coding sequence ATGGCCACTTATGTTGCCGGGGCGGGCGAATTCACCCGCGACACCAACTACATCACCACCCGCATCACCGCCGACGGGCGCGACGGCTATCCGGTAGAGCCCGGCCGGTATCGGCTCATCGTTGCCCGCGCCTGCCCCTGGGCCAACCGCGCGATCATTGTCCGGCGATTGCTGGGGCTGGAAAGCGCGCTCTCCATTGGGTTTTGCGGTCCCACCCACGACGAGCGCAGTTGGACGTTCGACCTCGACCCGGGCGGCGTCGACCCGGTGCTGAAGATCCCGCGGCTGCGGGACGCCTACTTCAAGCGCTTCCCGGACTACCCCAAGGGCATCACGGTCCCCGCGATCGTCGATGTGCCGACCGGCGCGGTGGTCACCAACGACTTCGCGCAGATGACCCTGGATTTCTCCACCGAGTGGACCGCCTACCATCGCGACGGCGCACCCGAGCTCTACCCCGAACCGCTGCGCGCCGAGATCGACGAGGTGAGCAAGAGGGTCTACACCGAGATCAACAACGGCGTGTACCGCTGCGGGTTCGCCGGTACGCAGCAGGCCTACGAAGCGGCCTACGACCGGCTGTTCACCGCGTTGGATTGGGTAAGCGATCGCCTGACCAACCGGCGATACCTGGTGGGCGACACCATCACCGAGGCGGACGTGCGGCTGTTCACCACGCTGGCCCGCTTCGACCCCGTCTATCACGGGCACTTCAAGTGCAATCGATGCAAACTCAGCGAAATGCCGGTGCTGTGGGCCTATGCCCGCGACCTGTTCCAGACACCGGGTTTCGGCGACACCGTCGACTTCGTCCAGATCAAACAGCACTACTATATCGTGCACGCCGACATCAACCCCACCGGCATCGTGCCCAAGGGCCCGGACCTGGCCGGTTGGCCGACCCCGCATGGGCGAGAAGCGTTGGGGGGCAGGCCGTTCGGGGATGGAACCCCTCCCGGGCCGCCCGTCGACGGCGAGCGAGTGCCGGCGGGCCACGGCGCGTAG
- a CDS encoding MFS transporter, whose product MASTPGRRTRNGSANQHPGMANYPADNPDRRRTRRPPPMPSANRYLPPLGQQSEPDPGSGAPPRGPAAGERITVTRAAAQRSREMGSRMYWMVQRAATADGADKSGLTALTWPVVANFAVDAAMAVALANTLFFAAATGESKSKVALYLLITIAPFAVIAPLIGPALDRLQHGRRVALALSFALRTALAVMLIMNYDGATGSYPSMVLYPCALAMMVFSKSFSVLRSAVTPRVMPPTIDLVRVNSRLTVFGLLGGTIAGGAIAAGVEFVCTHLFKLPGALFVVVAITVAGAMLSMRIPRWVEVTAGEVPATLSYRRDDGQPHRWGPLPPVGDWPEEVKKVGGTLRQPLGRNIITSLWGNCTIKVMVGFLFLYPAFVAKAHQANGWVQLGMLGMIGAAAGIGNFAGNFTSARLKLGRPAVLVVRCTVAVCAVAFAASVAGNLLVAAIATLVTSGSSAIAKASLDASLQHDLPEESRASGFGRSESTLQLAWVLGGALGVLVYTELWVGFTAVTSLLILGLAQTLVSFRGDSLIPGLGGNRPVMVEQEGTRRGGGRPAAVPE is encoded by the coding sequence GTGGCCTCCACCCCGGGCCGCCGGACCCGCAACGGATCGGCCAACCAGCATCCGGGCATGGCCAACTACCCGGCCGACAACCCTGATCGGCGCCGGACGCGCCGTCCGCCGCCGATGCCCAGCGCCAACCGCTATCTCCCGCCACTGGGCCAGCAGTCGGAGCCGGACCCCGGTAGCGGCGCGCCGCCACGCGGACCCGCCGCGGGCGAACGCATCACCGTCACCCGCGCCGCGGCCCAGCGAAGCCGCGAAATGGGTTCCCGGATGTATTGGATGGTGCAGCGGGCCGCCACCGCCGACGGCGCCGACAAGTCGGGCCTGACGGCGCTGACGTGGCCGGTGGTCGCGAACTTTGCGGTGGACGCGGCGATGGCCGTTGCGTTGGCCAACACGCTGTTCTTCGCCGCGGCGACCGGGGAGAGCAAGTCCAAAGTGGCGCTGTACCTGTTGATCACCATCGCGCCCTTCGCGGTGATCGCGCCGCTCATCGGCCCGGCGCTCGACCGGTTGCAGCACGGCCGGCGTGTCGCGCTCGCGCTGTCGTTCGCGCTGCGTACCGCGCTGGCGGTGATGCTGATCATGAACTACGACGGCGCCACCGGCAGCTACCCGTCGATGGTGCTCTATCCGTGCGCGCTGGCCATGATGGTGTTCTCCAAGTCGTTCAGTGTGTTGCGCAGCGCGGTGACACCGAGGGTGATGCCGCCGACCATCGACCTGGTGCGGGTGAACTCGCGGCTGACCGTGTTCGGACTGCTTGGCGGCACCATCGCCGGCGGCGCGATAGCGGCCGGTGTCGAGTTCGTCTGCACCCACCTGTTCAAGCTGCCCGGCGCGTTGTTCGTCGTCGTCGCGATCACGGTCGCCGGCGCCATGCTGTCGATGCGGATTCCGCGCTGGGTCGAGGTGACCGCGGGCGAGGTCCCGGCCACCCTGAGCTACCGCCGGGACGACGGCCAGCCGCACCGATGGGGGCCCCTCCCACCTGTGGGCGACTGGCCGGAAGAAGTCAAGAAGGTCGGCGGGACACTTCGACAACCCCTGGGCCGCAACATCATTACCTCGTTGTGGGGCAACTGCACCATCAAGGTGATGGTGGGCTTTCTGTTCTTGTATCCGGCGTTCGTCGCCAAGGCGCACCAAGCCAACGGCTGGGTCCAACTGGGCATGCTGGGCATGATCGGCGCCGCCGCCGGGATCGGCAACTTCGCGGGCAACTTCACCAGCGCGCGCCTGAAGCTGGGCAGGCCGGCCGTCCTGGTGGTGCGCTGCACGGTGGCGGTATGCGCCGTCGCCTTCGCCGCCTCGGTGGCGGGCAACCTGCTGGTGGCCGCGATTGCCACCCTGGTCACCTCGGGGTCCAGCGCGATCGCGAAGGCCTCGCTGGACGCTTCCCTGCAGCACGACCTGCCCGAGGAATCGCGGGCATCCGGGTTCGGGCGCTCGGAATCGACGCTGCAGCTGGCGTGGGTGCTCGGCGGCGCGCTGGGCGTCTTGGTGTACACCGAATTGTGGGTCGGCTTCACCGCGGTCACTTCCCTGCTCATCCTTGGGCTGGCGCAGACCCTCGTCAGCTTCCGCGGCGACTCCCTTATCCCCGGCCTCGGCGGCAATCGGCCCGTCATGGTCGAGCAGGAGGGGACGCGCCGCGGCGGCGGCAGGCCGGCGGCGGTGCCGGAGTGA
- a CDS encoding DUF2530 domain-containing protein encodes MSVQPGQGPEAPPLPPALLEVWPVVAVGFLGWLIAAALAFVVPALQSWRPVTLGGLGVGLIGTGIFVSQLAAARRGARGAQSGLETYLDRSREEQW; translated from the coding sequence ATGTCAGTCCAACCCGGCCAGGGCCCCGAGGCGCCACCGCTGCCGCCCGCGCTGCTCGAGGTGTGGCCCGTCGTCGCGGTCGGCTTCCTCGGCTGGCTGATCGCCGCGGCCCTCGCGTTCGTCGTACCCGCCCTGCAGAGTTGGCGCCCGGTGACGCTGGGCGGGCTGGGCGTGGGGCTGATCGGAACGGGCATCTTCGTGTCGCAGCTTGCCGCCGCCCGCCGCGGCGCGCGTGGCGCTCAGTCGGGGCTGGAAACCTACCTCGATCGCAGCCGGGAGGAGCAATGGTAG
- a CDS encoding DUF2771 domain-containing protein, with the protein MKRGPAALLAALVTLLCVGAGVGTWLLVRQPGPQRPEISAYSHGHLTRVGPYLYCNVLNLDDCQTPQTQGELPFNEHYPVQLSVPEAISRAPWRLLQVYEDPSNTTATIFRPGSRLAVTIPSVDPQRGRLTGIVVQLLTLVVDGSRPNDSATVRAVPHAEWSVQLSF; encoded by the coding sequence GTGAAGCGCGGCCCGGCCGCGCTGCTCGCGGCCCTGGTGACGCTCCTGTGCGTGGGGGCCGGCGTCGGAACGTGGCTGCTCGTGCGCCAGCCCGGTCCGCAGCGACCCGAGATCAGCGCGTATTCGCACGGGCACCTGACGCGGGTCGGGCCGTACCTGTACTGCAACGTGCTCAACCTCGACGACTGCCAGACACCACAGACCCAGGGCGAGCTACCGTTCAACGAGCACTATCCTGTGCAACTTTCGGTTCCCGAAGCCATTTCCCGGGCTCCCTGGCGGCTGCTGCAGGTGTACGAGGACCCGTCCAACACCACCGCCACCATCTTTCGGCCCGGCAGCCGGCTCGCGGTCACCATTCCGTCGGTCGACCCCCAGCGGGGGCGGCTGACCGGAATCGTCGTGCAGTTGCTGACGTTGGTGGTCGACGGCAGCCGACCGAATGACAGCGCGACGGTGCGCGCCGTCCCGCACGCGGAATGGTCGGTGCAGCTGAGCTTTTGA
- a CDS encoding DUF3027 domain-containing protein codes for MTGPIEEPAATTVAEWSDGLAAVLTAAADQARAAVEEFAGPEAVGDYLGVSHEDPNAATHRFLAHLPGYQGWQWAAVVAAYPGADHATISEVVLIPGPTALLAPEWVPWDQRVRPGDLSPGDLLAPSADDPRLVPGYTASGDPQVDETAAEVGLGRRWVMSAWGRSEAAERWRTGDYGPDSAMARSTKRVCRDCGFFLPLTGSLGAMFGVCGNELSADGHVVDRQYGCGAHSDTPAPAGGGSPTYEPYDDGVLDIVQEPPESPAEVPELAAEVPEPAAEVPEPAAESPDSSADSP; via the coding sequence GTGACCGGACCCATCGAGGAACCCGCCGCGACGACCGTGGCCGAGTGGTCCGACGGATTGGCGGCGGTGCTCACGGCCGCGGCGGACCAGGCCAGGGCCGCCGTCGAGGAATTCGCCGGCCCGGAGGCGGTCGGCGACTACCTGGGTGTCAGCCACGAAGATCCGAACGCCGCCACCCACCGGTTCCTGGCGCATCTGCCCGGTTACCAGGGCTGGCAGTGGGCCGCCGTCGTGGCCGCTTATCCCGGTGCCGACCATGCCACGATCAGCGAAGTTGTGCTGATCCCCGGGCCGACGGCGCTGCTGGCACCCGAGTGGGTGCCCTGGGATCAGCGGGTACGGCCGGGGGATCTGAGCCCCGGGGACCTGCTGGCGCCGTCGGCGGACGACCCACGGTTGGTTCCCGGCTACACCGCCAGCGGTGACCCACAGGTCGACGAGACCGCCGCCGAAGTCGGGTTGGGCCGGCGCTGGGTGATGAGCGCCTGGGGTCGTTCGGAGGCTGCCGAGCGGTGGCGCACCGGGGACTACGGTCCCGACTCGGCGATGGCCCGTTCGACCAAACGCGTGTGTCGTGATTGCGGTTTCTTCCTGCCGCTGACGGGATCGCTGGGCGCGATGTTCGGGGTATGCGGTAACGAGCTGTCCGCCGACGGCCATGTGGTGGACAGGCAGTACGGCTGCGGCGCCCATTCGGACACCCCAGCCCCTGCGGGCGGCGGCTCGCCGACGTATGAGCCATACGACGACGGCGTCCTCGACATCGTGCAGGAGCCGCCGGAATCGCCGGCGGAGGTGCCCGAGCTGGCGGCAGAGGTGCCCGAGCCGGCGGCAGAGGTGCCCGAGCCGGCGGCGGAATCACCGGACTCTTCGGCGGACTCGCCGTAA
- a CDS encoding MoaD/ThiS family protein yields the protein MASPRGQAPVEADGIQVTVRYFAAARAAARTESETLVVRPGTTVAELVDRLAVRGTRLATVLSRCSYLCDGIAVRDETAPLRPGDTIDVLPPFAGG from the coding sequence GTGGCTAGCCCCAGGGGTCAAGCCCCCGTTGAAGCAGACGGGATCCAGGTGACGGTCCGCTACTTCGCGGCCGCGCGCGCGGCCGCGAGAACCGAATCAGAAACGCTGGTGGTGCGACCCGGCACCACGGTCGCCGAGCTGGTCGATCGGCTCGCCGTCCGGGGAACCCGCCTCGCCACGGTGCTGAGCCGGTGTTCCTATCTGTGCGACGGAATCGCCGTCCGCGACGAGACCGCACCGCTGCGCCCCGGCGACACGATCGACGTTCTGCCGCCCTTCGCCGGCGGCTAG
- the moaA gene encoding GTP 3',8-cyclase MoaA: MTLTALGVPTVPSRMAGSADEHADGRALEAPTAGPLLDTYGRVATDLRVSLTDRCNLRCSYCMPADGLDWLPGEQLLRPDELARLMRIAVTRLGITSIRFTGGEPLLSRHLEQVIAEAASLRPRPEISLTTNGVGLSRRAAALAKAGLDRVNVSLDSVDREHFAAITRRDRLADVLAGLAAVKDAALTPVKVNAVLDPTTGREDVVDLLRFCLAHGYQLRVIEQMPLDAGHQWRRGVALTAEDVLAALRPHFRLRPDPAPRGSAPAELWLIDTGPGTLSGKFGVIASVSHAFCSTCDRTRLTADGQIRSCLFSTEETDLRGLLRSGADDDAIEAAWRIAMWGKPAGHGINDPNFIQPTRPMSAIGG, translated from the coding sequence ATGACGCTGACCGCATTGGGTGTGCCGACGGTGCCCAGCCGGATGGCGGGCTCGGCGGACGAGCACGCCGACGGGCGAGCCCTCGAAGCACCAACCGCAGGCCCGCTGCTGGACACCTACGGGCGGGTCGCCACGGATCTGCGGGTTTCGCTGACCGATCGCTGCAACCTGCGCTGCAGCTACTGCATGCCCGCCGACGGACTGGACTGGCTGCCCGGGGAGCAACTGCTGCGACCCGACGAACTGGCCAGGCTGATGCGTATCGCCGTCACTCGGCTGGGTATCACCAGCATCAGGTTCACCGGTGGTGAGCCCTTGTTGTCCCGCCACCTCGAGCAGGTGATCGCGGAGGCGGCCAGCCTGCGGCCCCGCCCCGAGATCTCGCTGACCACCAATGGCGTGGGACTGTCGCGGCGCGCTGCCGCGCTCGCCAAGGCGGGCCTGGACCGCGTCAACGTGTCGTTGGACAGCGTGGACCGCGAGCACTTCGCCGCCATCACCCGTCGGGACCGACTCGCCGACGTGCTGGCCGGCCTGGCGGCCGTCAAAGACGCAGCCCTGACACCGGTCAAGGTGAACGCCGTGCTCGACCCGACGACCGGGCGCGAGGATGTCGTCGACCTGTTGCGGTTCTGCCTCGCGCACGGCTACCAATTGCGGGTCATCGAGCAGATGCCGCTCGACGCGGGCCATCAATGGCGCCGGGGGGTCGCGCTGACCGCCGAGGATGTGCTGGCGGCGCTGCGCCCGCACTTTCGGCTGCGCCCGGACCCGGCGCCGCGCGGGTCGGCCCCGGCCGAGCTGTGGCTGATCGACACCGGCCCGGGCACGTTGAGCGGAAAGTTCGGTGTCATCGCGTCGGTTTCGCATGCCTTCTGCTCGACCTGTGATCGCACGCGGCTGACGGCCGACGGTCAAATCCGCAGCTGCCTGTTTTCCACCGAGGAGACGGACCTGCGTGGCCTGCTGCGCAGCGGCGCGGACGACGACGCGATCGAGGCGGCGTGGCGGATCGCGATGTGGGGTAAGCCCGCCGGCCACGGCATCAACGACCCCAACTTCATCCAGCCCACCCGCCCGATGAGCGCGATCGGTGGCTAG
- a CDS encoding cold-shock protein, translating to MPTGKVKWYDAEKGFGFLSQEDGEDVYVRSSALPAGVEGLKAGQRVEFGVASGRRGPQALSLKLIDPPPSLTKTRREVSVEHKHSPDELHGMVEDMITLLESTVQPELRKGRYPDRKTARRVSEVVKAVARELDA from the coding sequence GTGCCGACCGGCAAGGTTAAGTGGTACGACGCCGAAAAGGGGTTTGGCTTCCTGTCGCAGGAGGACGGTGAAGACGTCTACGTCCGCTCGTCGGCGTTGCCCGCCGGGGTCGAGGGGCTCAAAGCGGGACAGCGGGTGGAATTCGGCGTGGCGTCCGGCCGGCGCGGGCCGCAGGCGTTGAGCCTCAAGCTGATCGACCCGCCGCCCAGCCTTACCAAGACGCGCCGCGAGGTGTCCGTCGAGCACAAGCACAGCCCCGATGAACTGCACGGCATGGTCGAGGACATGATCACCCTGCTGGAGAGCACGGTGCAGCCCGAGTTGCGCAAAGGTCGCTACCCCGACCGCAAGACCGCTCGCCGCGTCTCCGAAGTCGTCAAGGCGGTGGCCCGGGAGCTCGACGCCTAA
- a CDS encoding YccF domain-containing protein: protein MRLILNVIWLVFGGLWMAAGYLLAALISFLLIVTIPFGFASLRIASYALWPFGRTIVDKPTAGTGALIGNVIWVLLFGLWLAIGHLVSAVAMAITIIGIPLALANLKLIPVSLMPLGKEIVPVGTPTRVAAVPA, encoded by the coding sequence ATGCGCCTGATCCTGAACGTTATCTGGCTTGTTTTCGGAGGCCTGTGGATGGCCGCCGGATACCTGCTCGCGGCGCTCATCAGTTTCCTGCTCATCGTCACCATCCCGTTCGGCTTCGCATCGCTGCGCATTGCCTCGTACGCGTTGTGGCCGTTCGGCCGGACGATCGTCGACAAGCCGACCGCCGGGACCGGCGCCCTGATCGGAAACGTCATCTGGGTGCTGCTATTTGGGCTATGGCTGGCGATCGGCCATTTGGTGAGCGCGGTGGCGATGGCGATCACGATCATCGGCATTCCGTTGGCGCTTGCCAACCTGAAATTGATCCCGGTGTCGCTGATGCCGCTGGGCAAGGAGATCGTTCCGGTCGGCACACCGACCCGAGTAGCGGCGGTGCCCGCATGA